A part of Halobaculum sp. MBLA0143 genomic DNA contains:
- a CDS encoding DUF6338 family protein, with protein sequence MANGSPFAVNFLFLVFLLVPGYVSLRGYLGATVQLDTVTRFDKLLLSVVGGTLTLGVSLAGYRLGVVDRLWRATGSLGRIDSLGSKPLSTTVVSETSASAVVVAVLGLSCLGYALGYGCGTLVHGHNTRKKSQEDLEQPWETAVKQSALGDEVIVVTRDGERIHGQLYRIGSPSEDYDLLLSRAEREGEDGRIPLGMTYHHYRDILRIQFPQMQERGVGNEANAVFRLGGWAAGLPSRAKSRATRIKQGAEERLCSDEAGDETGDDEPPQGDQ encoded by the coding sequence ATGGCAAACGGGTCGCCGTTCGCAGTCAACTTTCTGTTTCTCGTGTTTCTCCTCGTGCCCGGCTACGTCTCGCTCCGTGGCTACCTCGGCGCGACCGTCCAGCTCGACACAGTGACCCGATTCGACAAACTGCTGTTGTCCGTGGTCGGCGGAACGCTGACGCTCGGCGTCTCGCTCGCCGGCTACCGGCTCGGAGTCGTCGACCGGCTCTGGCGGGCGACGGGATCTCTGGGGCGCATCGACTCACTCGGGAGCAAACCGTTGTCGACGACTGTGGTGTCCGAAACGTCCGCCTCGGCGGTCGTCGTGGCTGTCCTGGGCCTCTCCTGTCTCGGGTACGCTCTCGGCTACGGCTGTGGAACGCTCGTCCACGGCCACAACACCCGAAAGAAGTCACAGGAAGACCTGGAACAGCCCTGGGAGACGGCTGTCAAGCAGTCTGCTCTCGGCGACGAGGTGATCGTCGTCACGCGCGACGGGGAACGGATTCACGGCCAACTGTACCGGATCGGGTCGCCGTCGGAAGACTACGATCTGCTCCTCTCGCGTGCCGAGCGGGAGGGGGAAGACGGCCGTATCCCGCTCGGGATGACGTACCACCACTACCGGGATATCCTGCGAATCCAGTTCCCACAGATGCAAGAGAGAGGAGTCGGCAACGAGGCGAACGCCGTGTTCCGGCTCGGGGGGTGGGCTGCTGGCCTTCCCTCCCGCGCCAAGTCGAGAGCCACACGGATCAAACAGGGTGCTGAAGAACGGCTGTGCTCAGACGAAGCCGGTGACGAGACCGGTGACGACGAGCCACCCCAAGGCGATCAGTAG
- a CDS encoding DEAD/DEAH box helicase — protein sequence MSEQLPAVETVFFHERDDDYLVVVRADEERRLRGILELKETDAGPRPRRFRVKRGSGEEPRQPDQLVELVRTAARIRISEQTSSAARDRLTAMLDAYQLEAVQVRTCRYCANAGRYSPITSETAVKADRDYICRDCAREELDRELAYKGEFTADAADRLEELLFETGDLDRITDLLQGNLDPELTKFDTISATVEDVEPVATADLTLHPALEQRLTDRFDELLPVQSLSVRNGLFDGDDQLVVSATATGKTLVGELAGVNRALNGQGKLLFLVPLVALANQKHEDFEEAYGDAVDVTLRVGASRINDSGQRFDPDADVIVGTYEGIDHALRTGKDLGEIGTVVIDEVHTLKEEGRGHRLDGTIARLKHYCAARGESAQWIYLSATVGNPEWLAERLRARLVEFEERPVPIERHVTFADAREKVRIEKRLVERAFDSKSSKGYRGQTIVFTNSRRRCHEISRKLEYDSAPYHAGLDYGQRKRVERQFGDQELAAVVTTAALAAGVDFPASQVIFDSLAMGIEWLTVQEFEQMLGRAGRPDYHDQGTVYVLVEPDCVYHNSMDMTEDEVSFKLLKGEMENVETVYDGPAAAEETLANITVAGERAKAVADRMVGDVPTKHAVGKLLEWEFIDGLEPTPLGRAVTEHFLSPRDAFRLLEGIRSGQTPYEIVGEAELADEEL from the coding sequence GTGTCGGAACAACTGCCGGCGGTCGAGACGGTGTTCTTCCACGAGCGCGACGACGACTACCTCGTCGTGGTGCGTGCCGACGAGGAGCGGCGGCTCCGTGGTATCCTGGAGCTGAAGGAGACGGACGCCGGGCCGCGTCCCCGACGGTTCCGGGTGAAGCGTGGCTCCGGGGAGGAGCCGCGGCAGCCGGACCAGCTCGTCGAACTCGTCCGGACGGCCGCCCGGATCCGGATCTCCGAACAGACGAGTTCGGCCGCCCGCGACCGCCTCACGGCGATGCTGGACGCGTACCAGCTGGAGGCCGTCCAGGTCCGGACCTGTCGCTACTGCGCCAACGCCGGGCGCTACTCCCCCATCACCTCCGAGACGGCCGTGAAGGCCGACCGCGACTACATCTGTCGGGACTGCGCCCGCGAGGAGCTCGACCGGGAGCTCGCCTACAAGGGGGAGTTCACCGCCGACGCCGCCGACCGACTGGAGGAACTGCTGTTCGAGACCGGCGACTTGGACCGGATCACCGACCTCCTCCAGGGTAATCTCGATCCGGAGCTGACCAAGTTCGACACGATCTCGGCGACCGTCGAGGACGTCGAGCCGGTGGCGACGGCGGACCTGACGCTCCACCCTGCCCTGGAACAACGGCTGACCGACCGGTTCGACGAACTGCTGCCGGTGCAGTCGCTGTCCGTCCGCAACGGTCTGTTCGACGGCGACGACCAGCTCGTCGTCTCCGCGACCGCGACCGGGAAGACGCTCGTCGGGGAGCTCGCCGGGGTGAATCGAGCGCTCAACGGCCAGGGGAAGCTCCTCTTTCTCGTCCCACTCGTCGCGCTGGCCAACCAGAAACACGAGGACTTCGAAGAGGCGTACGGCGACGCCGTCGACGTGACACTCCGGGTGGGCGCCTCCCGGATCAACGACTCCGGCCAACGGTTCGACCCGGACGCAGACGTGATCGTCGGCACCTACGAGGGGATCGACCACGCCCTCCGGACGGGGAAGGATCTCGGCGAGATCGGAACGGTCGTCATCGACGAGGTCCACACGCTGAAAGAGGAGGGGCGTGGCCACCGGCTCGACGGCACCATCGCGCGGCTGAAACACTACTGTGCCGCTCGGGGGGAGTCGGCCCAGTGGATCTACCTCTCTGCGACCGTCGGCAACCCGGAGTGGCTCGCCGAGCGACTCCGCGCCCGCCTCGTGGAGTTCGAGGAACGGCCCGTCCCGATCGAGCGACACGTCACGTTCGCGGACGCCCGCGAGAAGGTGCGTATCGAGAAGCGACTGGTCGAGCGGGCGTTCGACTCGAAGTCGTCGAAGGGGTACCGTGGCCAGACCATCGTGTTCACCAACTCCAGGCGACGCTGTCACGAGATCAGCCGGAAGCTGGAGTACGACTCCGCGCCGTACCACGCCGGACTGGACTACGGACAGCGCAAACGGGTGGAGCGACAGTTCGGCGACCAGGAGCTCGCCGCGGTCGTCACGACGGCGGCGTTGGCAGCCGGTGTCGACTTCCCCGCCTCGCAGGTGATCTTCGACTCGCTGGCGATGGGGATCGAGTGGCTCACCGTCCAGGAGTTCGAACAGATGCTCGGTCGCGCCGGTCGTCCAGACTACCACGACCAAGGGACCGTGTACGTCCTGGTGGAGCCGGACTGCGTCTACCACAACTCCATGGACATGACGGAAGACGAGGTGTCGTTCAAGCTGTTGAAAGGCGAGATGGAGAACGTCGAGACCGTGTACGACGGGCCGGCTGCCGCAGAAGAGACGCTGGCGAACATCACCGTCGCCGGCGAACGGGCGAAGGCCGTCGCAGACCGGATGGTCGGGGACGTGCCGACGAAACACGCCGTGGGGAAGCTGTTGGAGTGGGAGTTCATCGACGGACTGGAGCCGACACCGCTGGGGCGAGCGGTGACGGAACACTTCCTGTCGCCCCGGGACGCCTTCCGGCTGCTCGAGGGGATCCGCTCGGGGCAGACCCCCTACGAGATCGTCGGCGAGGCGGAGCTCGCAGACGAGGAGCTGTAG
- the serA gene encoding phosphoglycerate dehydrogenase, whose translation MKVLVTDPVDDAGLDLLRGADHDVTTGYELEGEALLSAVADADAMIVRSGTEVSEAVFEAAEDLVIVGRAGIGVDNIDIDAATRHGVIVANAPEGNVRAAAEHTVAMTFAAARSIPQAHGRLHDGEWAKSEYLGTELNGATLGIVGLGRVGQEVAKRLDALGMELIVHDPYISEERAAQFGAELVQELSDCLARADVATVHTPLLPETEGMIGESELAALGDGFLVNCARGGIVDEEALAAAVADDTLRGAALDVFADEPLPADSPLLEHEEIVVTPHLGASTRAAQENVAVDTARQVLSAFRDEPVVNALNAPSLDESAFPAVRPYVDIADTAGRIAVQLLDERIAEVEVHYQGEIADQDVELVTASALRGVFGSLEYEVNAVNAPRIAEDRGVEVTESKTRQSDDFRSLVTVTVRDGDRELAVCGTLFADDDPRIVRIDGYRVDARPYGQALVARNRDQPGVIGFVGSVLGEADVNIAGMFNARETSGGEALTVYNLDDRVPEPVLEELLADERMIEATQISLETGEGR comes from the coding sequence GTGAAGGTACTCGTCACGGACCCCGTCGACGACGCCGGCTTGGACCTGCTGCGAGGGGCCGACCACGACGTGACTACGGGGTACGAGTTGGAGGGGGAGGCACTGCTGTCGGCGGTGGCAGACGCGGACGCGATGATCGTCCGGTCGGGGACGGAGGTCTCCGAGGCCGTCTTCGAGGCCGCCGAGGATCTTGTCATCGTCGGGCGCGCCGGCATCGGCGTCGACAACATCGACATCGACGCCGCGACACGCCACGGGGTGATCGTCGCCAACGCGCCGGAGGGGAACGTCCGGGCGGCCGCAGAACACACTGTCGCCATGACGTTCGCTGCAGCACGGTCGATTCCACAGGCACACGGCCGGCTCCACGACGGGGAGTGGGCCAAGTCGGAGTACCTCGGGACGGAGCTCAACGGCGCCACCCTCGGGATCGTCGGGCTCGGTCGGGTCGGCCAGGAGGTGGCGAAGCGACTCGACGCGCTGGGGATGGAGTTGATCGTCCACGACCCGTACATCAGCGAGGAACGCGCCGCGCAGTTCGGCGCCGAACTCGTCCAGGAGTTGAGCGACTGTCTCGCCCGGGCAGACGTGGCGACGGTCCACACCCCGTTGTTGCCGGAGACGGAGGGGATGATCGGCGAGTCGGAGCTGGCGGCGTTGGGCGACGGCTTCCTCGTCAACTGCGCCCGCGGCGGGATCGTCGACGAGGAGGCGCTCGCGGCGGCCGTCGCGGACGACACGCTCCGCGGGGCCGCCCTGGACGTGTTCGCCGACGAGCCGCTGCCGGCCGACTCCCCGTTGCTGGAGCACGAGGAGATCGTCGTCACGCCGCACCTGGGGGCGAGCACCCGTGCCGCCCAGGAGAACGTCGCCGTCGACACCGCACGCCAGGTCCTCTCGGCGTTCCGCGACGAGCCCGTCGTGAACGCGCTCAACGCGCCGTCGTTGGACGAGTCGGCGTTCCCGGCCGTCCGGCCGTACGTCGACATCGCGGACACGGCCGGTCGGATCGCCGTCCAACTGCTGGACGAACGGATCGCCGAGGTGGAGGTCCACTACCAGGGTGAGATCGCAGACCAGGACGTGGAACTGGTGACCGCCTCCGCGCTCCGGGGCGTGTTCGGCTCGCTGGAGTACGAGGTCAACGCCGTCAACGCCCCGCGGATCGCCGAGGACCGCGGCGTCGAGGTGACGGAGAGCAAGACCAGACAGTCCGACGACTTCCGGAGCCTCGTCACCGTCACCGTCCGCGACGGCGACCGAGAGCTGGCCGTCTGTGGGACCTTGTTCGCGGACGACGACCCGCGGATCGTCAGGATCGACGGCTACCGCGTCGACGCTCGGCCGTACGGCCAGGCGCTCGTTGCCCGGAACCGCGACCAGCCGGGCGTGATCGGCTTCGTCGGGAGCGTCCTCGGGGAGGCCGACGTCAACATCGCCGGGATGTTCAACGCCCGGGAGACCAGCGGCGGGGAGGCGCTCACCGTGTACAACCTGGACGACCGGGTGCCCGAACCCGTCTTGGAGGAGCTGCTCGCGGACGAACGGATGATCGAGGCGACGCAGATCTCCCTGGAGACAGGCGAGGGTCGTTAG
- the flaJ gene encoding archaellar assembly protein FlaJ, with product MSAEVGTEEGGNFLPDSVGELLEEVGEAYDQLDIPKRRYVGYVLLPAALFFLVSLIVAVVTDLAVLIRLPVAGLGGLLFVAAAIYPKLYLNSRKVSIENKLHLVMTHMTVLSTTNIDRMEVFRTLADEEEYDAAADEIRQVVHLVDTWNQSLDDALRRRAQQVPSDNLSDFFDRLGYTIGAGQELSEFLLSEQDAVMQNYITVYEGALGNLEVMKDLYMSMILSMTFALVFAIVLPILTGNNPTLTVSAVIVLFMLVQLGFYVAIRAMAPYDPLWFHSEEGAPNDQLLYGSFVVGVLATFAAIAFVGMGVFDMGPGLRGILFFMQDIPLPLYIAVPITPMAITGIVVRLEENRIKSRDEQFPSFIRALGAAESAKQSTTGDVLETLHQKDFGPLSAAVVRLYRRLNIRIDSSDAWYTFASDTRSYLIQKFSGMYLQGRAMGGDPGQLGELISDNMTTVCQLRQQRDQATLTLVGLLYGITAASSFAFFIGLQIVNILADFSEQLNISTVGSVGRIVYAGVYNIPLIEFLLLLVILFNAVLSSVMIRTIDGGNKANAYLHFVLLTWLGAATAIGTKALVAAVLSI from the coding sequence ATGAGCGCCGAGGTGGGGACGGAGGAGGGTGGGAACTTCCTCCCGGACTCCGTCGGGGAGCTGTTGGAGGAGGTCGGCGAGGCGTACGACCAACTGGACATCCCGAAGCGACGGTACGTCGGCTACGTCCTCCTCCCGGCGGCGTTGTTCTTCCTCGTCAGTCTGATCGTCGCGGTCGTGACGGACCTGGCGGTGTTGATCCGACTCCCGGTCGCGGGGCTGGGGGGGTTGTTGTTCGTCGCGGCCGCGATCTACCCGAAGCTGTACCTCAACAGCCGGAAGGTGTCGATCGAGAACAAGCTCCACCTCGTGATGACCCACATGACCGTCCTGTCGACGACGAACATCGACCGGATGGAGGTGTTCCGGACGCTGGCGGACGAGGAGGAGTACGACGCGGCCGCAGACGAGATCAGGCAGGTCGTCCACCTGGTCGACACCTGGAACCAGTCGTTGGACGACGCGCTCCGACGCCGGGCCCAGCAGGTGCCCTCGGACAACCTCTCGGACTTCTTCGATCGGCTGGGCTACACCATCGGCGCCGGCCAGGAGCTGTCGGAGTTCCTCCTGTCCGAACAGGACGCCGTGATGCAGAACTACATCACCGTGTACGAGGGAGCCCTCGGCAACCTGGAGGTGATGAAGGACCTGTACATGTCGATGATCCTGTCGATGACGTTCGCGTTGGTGTTCGCCATCGTCCTGCCGATCCTGACGGGGAACAACCCGACGCTGACGGTGTCGGCAGTGATCGTCCTGTTCATGCTGGTCCAGCTGGGCTTCTACGTCGCGATCCGTGCGATGGCGCCGTACGACCCGCTGTGGTTCCACAGCGAGGAGGGGGCCCCGAACGACCAACTCCTGTACGGGAGCTTCGTCGTCGGCGTGTTGGCGACGTTCGCGGCCATCGCCTTCGTCGGGATGGGGGTGTTCGACATGGGGCCGGGGCTGCGTGGAATCCTGTTCTTCATGCAGGACATCCCGTTGCCGTTGTACATCGCGGTGCCGATCACCCCGATGGCCATCACCGGAATCGTCGTCCGGTTGGAGGAGAACCGGATCAAGTCCCGCGACGAGCAGTTCCCGTCGTTCATCCGGGCGCTGGGGGCCGCAGAGAGCGCCAAGCAGTCGACGACCGGCGACGTGTTGGAGACGCTCCACCAGAAGGACTTCGGGCCGTTGTCGGCGGCAGTCGTCCGGCTGTACCGCCGGCTCAACATCCGGATCGACTCCTCGGACGCCTGGTACACGTTCGCCTCCGACACCCGGTCGTACCTGATCCAGAAGTTCTCCGGCATGTACCTCCAGGGGCGCGCGATGGGCGGCGACCCCGGGCAGCTCGGGGAGCTGATCTCCGACAACATGACGACCGTCTGTCAGCTCCGACAACAACGCGACCAGGCGACGCTCACGCTCGTCGGGCTGTTGTACGGGATCACGGCGGCGTCGTCGTTCGCCTTCTTCATCGGTCTCCAGATCGTCAACATCCTGGCGGACTTCTCCGAGCAGTTGAACATCTCCACGGTCGGGAGCGTCGGCCGGATCGTCTACGCCGGTGTGTACAACATCCCGTTGATCGAGTTCCTGTTGCTGCTCGTGATCCTGTTCAACGCCGTGCTCTCCTCGGTGATGATCCGGACCATCGACGGCGGCAACAAGGCCAACGCCTACCTCCACTTCGTCCTACTGACGTGGCTGGGGGCGGCGACCGCAATCGGCACGAAGGCGCTCGTGGCGGCCGTCCTGTCGATCTGA
- a CDS encoding replication factor A (Replication protein A protects and stabilize the intermediate ssDNA that is generated by the unwinding action of a DNA helicase at the replication fork. In addition, SSBs prevent the formation of secondary structures by single-stranded template DNA.) yields the protein MPDVRTHAEEISAQFSDHLDVSTDEVETQLRTLVDDYSVPLEEARRSVTSEYLEEAGLDRDELAPGGSESTLVGEIDTDEQWVDLEVQVADLWEPGHDSIGQVGLLGDDSGTIKFVAFETSDLPELEEGASYALGNVVTDEYEGSYSVKLNRTTTIEELDHDVEVGDDSVSVEGALVDLQAGSGLIKRCPEEDCTRVLQNGRCSEHGQVDGEFDLRIKAVLDDGDSVQEVIFDEAATESLTGIDLAEAKQMAQDALDTTVVEEEITERVTGRYYRVHGPEFRRYVLVDEFEELGGETDAEQTLIRARSI from the coding sequence ATGCCAGACGTGCGAACCCACGCGGAAGAGATCAGTGCGCAGTTTTCCGACCACCTCGACGTGAGCACCGACGAGGTCGAGACACAGCTCCGGACGCTCGTCGACGACTACAGCGTCCCGTTGGAGGAGGCCCGCCGCAGCGTGACCAGCGAGTACCTGGAGGAGGCGGGGCTCGACCGCGACGAACTCGCGCCGGGCGGGAGCGAGTCGACGTTGGTCGGCGAGATCGACACGGACGAGCAGTGGGTCGACCTGGAGGTCCAGGTGGCGGACCTCTGGGAGCCGGGCCACGACTCCATCGGGCAGGTCGGCCTGCTCGGCGACGACTCGGGGACGATCAAGTTCGTCGCCTTCGAGACGAGTGACCTCCCGGAGTTGGAGGAGGGGGCCAGCTACGCCCTCGGCAACGTCGTCACCGACGAGTACGAGGGGAGCTACTCCGTGAAGCTCAACCGGACGACGACGATTGAGGAACTCGACCACGACGTGGAGGTCGGCGACGACAGCGTCTCCGTCGAGGGGGCGTTGGTCGACCTCCAGGCCGGCTCCGGCCTCATCAAGCGGTGTCCCGAGGAGGACTGTACGCGGGTGCTCCAGAACGGCCGGTGTTCCGAACACGGCCAGGTGGACGGAGAGTTCGACCTCCGGATCAAGGCGGTGTTGGACGACGGGGACAGCGTCCAAGAGGTGATCTTCGACGAGGCGGCGACGGAGTCGCTGACGGGGATCGACCTCGCGGAGGCCAAACAGATGGCTCAGGACGCCCTGGACACGACGGTCGTGGAAGAGGAGATCACGGAGCGGGTTACCGGCCGGTACTACCGGGTCCACGGTCCGGAGTTCCGTCGGTACGTCCTGGTCGACGAGTTCGAAGAACTGGGCGGGGAGACGGACGCGGAACAGACGCTGATCCGAGCGAGGTCGATCTGA
- a CDS encoding RPA family protein codes for MSSVPTREVARRVFAAEYNDGSHTFKESDDERAPLYYLLPTGERANRVFLVGTLTETEDVGEDSEYWRGRIVDPTGTFFAYAGQYQPEAASTLRELEPPAYVAIVGKPRTYETDDGTVNVSVRPESITEVPAGARDRWVIETAERTLDRIEAYDDEANEYGRMARERYDLDTEQYREAVVAALESLDDGDELGGDDGDRRASEPPA; via the coding sequence ATGAGTAGTGTCCCAACCAGAGAGGTCGCACGACGGGTGTTCGCGGCGGAGTACAACGACGGCAGCCACACGTTCAAGGAGTCGGACGACGAGCGTGCACCGCTGTACTACCTCCTCCCGACGGGTGAGCGGGCCAACCGGGTGTTCCTGGTCGGCACCCTCACCGAGACGGAGGACGTGGGCGAGGACAGCGAGTACTGGCGCGGTCGGATCGTCGACCCGACGGGGACGTTCTTCGCGTACGCCGGGCAGTACCAGCCGGAGGCGGCCTCGACGCTGCGGGAGCTGGAGCCGCCCGCCTACGTCGCGATCGTCGGCAAGCCACGGACGTACGAGACGGACGACGGCACCGTCAACGTCTCCGTCAGGCCGGAGTCGATCACGGAGGTGCCCGCGGGCGCCCGGGACCGGTGGGTGATCGAGACGGCCGAACGGACGCTCGACCGGATCGAGGCGTACGACGACGAGGCCAACGAGTACGGTCGGATGGCCCGCGAGCGCTACGACCTCGACACGGAGCAGTACCGCGAGGCGGTCGTCGCCGCCCTGGAGTCGTTGGACGACGGCGACGAGCTCGGCGGCGACGACGGCGACCGACGGGCCAGCGAGCCGCCGGCCTAG
- a CDS encoding ribbon-helix-helix protein, CopG family encodes MGRKDKTISFRVNQDTFESLQEIADERDLSLSALFRDYVDALVDHDGRVEVVPERETDNEETDDPVFPPTVTVPKRFVREHERLELEADHLREQIEEYRRYVAHLNDQLDDDEEVVYLEELDGDGHDSVDAEEFELDGDEPYRLG; translated from the coding sequence ATGGGAAGAAAAGACAAGACGATCTCCTTCCGGGTGAACCAGGACACCTTCGAGTCGCTCCAGGAGATCGCCGACGAGCGTGACCTCTCGCTTTCGGCGTTGTTCCGCGACTACGTCGACGCCCTGGTCGACCACGACGGGCGCGTGGAGGTCGTCCCGGAGCGTGAGACCGACAACGAGGAGACGGACGACCCGGTGTTCCCCCCGACCGTCACCGTACCCAAGCGGTTCGTCCGCGAGCACGAACGGCTGGAGCTGGAGGCGGACCACCTCAGAGAACAGATCGAGGAGTACCGACGCTACGTCGCTCACCTCAACGACCAGCTCGACGACGACGAGGAGGTCGTCTACTTGGAGGAGTTAGACGGCGACGGCCACGACAGCGTGGACGCGGAGGAGTTCGAACTGGACGGAGACGAGCCGTACCGACTGGGCTAA
- the serB gene encoding phosphoserine phosphatase SerB → MTLIAFDFDGTLSDSEMTVLLGERAGVADEMARITERAMNDEIGYAESLRDRADLLADLSDAEAAAAFDEVRLRPGAGAVIDDLRAAGHHVAILTGGFDRGVAAALSAADTAVDTVVANELPVADEALTGEVTGPLIEGTKDDALASLAADLGTTVDEAVAVGDGANDLPMLEVAGLAVGYDPKPAVAPACDTVVTDVDELAATLRGEALFE, encoded by the coding sequence GTGACACTGATCGCGTTCGACTTCGACGGCACGCTGTCGGACTCGGAGATGACCGTCCTGCTGGGCGAGCGGGCGGGCGTCGCCGACGAGATGGCACGGATCACGGAACGAGCGATGAACGACGAGATCGGCTACGCGGAGAGTCTGCGCGACCGGGCGGACCTGCTCGCGGACCTGTCGGACGCGGAAGCGGCGGCCGCCTTCGACGAGGTTCGGCTCCGCCCCGGTGCCGGGGCAGTGATCGACGACCTCCGGGCGGCCGGCCACCACGTGGCGATCCTGACGGGTGGGTTCGACCGCGGCGTGGCGGCGGCGTTGTCGGCCGCCGACACCGCCGTCGACACGGTCGTCGCCAACGAGCTGCCGGTCGCGGACGAGGCGCTCACGGGTGAGGTGACGGGACCGTTGATCGAGGGGACGAAAGACGACGCGCTGGCGTCGCTGGCGGCCGACCTCGGCACGACCGTAGACGAGGCGGTCGCGGTCGGCGACGGGGCCAACGACCTCCCGATGCTGGAGGTCGCCGGCCTCGCCGTCGGCTACGACCCGAAGCCCGCCGTCGCGCCGGCGTGCGACACCGTCGTCACCGATGTCGACGAGTTGGCCGCGACGCTCCGCGGCGAAGCCCTCTTCGAGTGA
- the surE gene encoding 5'/3'-nucleotidase SurE yields MPTQVLLTNDDGIDSRGLAAVHEQLQRVADVTVVAPADNQSGVGRSRSRTVDVDNHERGYAVHGTPVDCVAYAVAGLETEFDLVVSGCNLGPNCGAYGLGYSGTVGAVVEGAFLGLPGIAASGYHREEFFPPRDTPYDVPATVTRRLVERALSGDALDRVGYLNVNAPVEREGHYRVTRPLTDYEVSVGADEEEEGDDVRFHTRGWPTVSTEERFPRLADADGDYPPHSDRAAVVAGDVSVSPLREPQEPVHDPAVDELVVSCNETAE; encoded by the coding sequence GTGCCTACACAGGTCCTGCTGACGAACGACGACGGGATCGACTCGCGCGGGCTCGCGGCCGTCCACGAACAGCTCCAGCGTGTCGCCGACGTCACCGTCGTCGCTCCCGCCGACAATCAGAGCGGCGTCGGTCGCTCCCGCTCGCGCACCGTCGACGTGGACAACCACGAGCGGGGGTACGCCGTCCACGGCACCCCCGTCGACTGTGTCGCCTACGCCGTCGCCGGTCTCGAGACCGAGTTCGACCTCGTCGTCTCCGGCTGCAACCTCGGGCCCAACTGCGGCGCCTACGGCCTCGGCTACTCCGGCACCGTCGGCGCGGTCGTCGAGGGTGCCTTCCTCGGTCTCCCCGGGATCGCCGCCTCCGGCTACCACCGAGAGGAGTTCTTCCCGCCCCGCGACACCCCCTACGACGTGCCCGCGACCGTGACCCGACGGCTCGTCGAACGGGCGCTGTCCGGCGACGCCCTCGACCGCGTCGGCTACCTCAACGTCAACGCCCCCGTCGAACGCGAGGGACACTACCGCGTCACGCGCCCGCTGACCGACTACGAGGTGTCCGTCGGCGCCGACGAGGAGGAGGAAGGGGACGACGTGCGGTTCCACACCCGCGGCTGGCCCACCGTCTCGACCGAGGAACGGTTTCCGAGGCTCGCCGACGCCGACGGCGACTACCCACCACACTCCGACCGCGCGGCCGTCGTCGCCGGCGACGTCAGCGTCTCGCCACTGCGTGAGCCACAGGAGCCGGTCCACGACCCCGCCGTCGACGAACTGGTCGTGTCGTGTAACGAGACAGCAGAGTGA
- a CDS encoding response regulator, which translates to MTTGESVSVLVVDDERDVAQTYADHLATDQTFSPTVADSGETAVETMDDSVDVVLLDRRMPGFSGDEVLRHFRDVGYDCAVGMVTAVSPEADVVDLPFDMYLVKPVGHEELLTAAHTLARVCTYEDAVREEFTLARKCALLREHLPESELAESPAYERLRERYESVADETDAVLAEMDVGEIRRTLGRI; encoded by the coding sequence ATGACGACGGGGGAGTCAGTGTCAGTGTTGGTCGTCGACGACGAGCGGGACGTCGCCCAGACGTACGCCGACCACTTGGCGACGGACCAGACGTTCTCGCCGACGGTCGCCGACAGCGGAGAGACCGCAGTCGAGACGATGGACGACTCCGTCGACGTGGTGTTACTCGACCGACGGATGCCGGGCTTCTCCGGCGACGAGGTGTTGCGCCACTTCCGGGACGTGGGCTACGACTGTGCCGTCGGGATGGTGACGGCCGTCAGCCCCGAGGCGGACGTGGTCGACCTCCCGTTCGACATGTACCTCGTGAAACCGGTCGGTCACGAGGAACTGCTCACTGCGGCACACACGCTCGCCCGGGTGTGCACCTACGAGGACGCCGTCCGGGAGGAGTTCACTCTCGCGCGCAAGTGTGCACTCCTGCGCGAACACCTCCCGGAGTCGGAGCTGGCGGAGTCGCCGGCGTACGAGCGTCTCCGCGAGCGCTACGAGTCGGTCGCCGACGAGACGGACGCCGTGCTCGCGGAGATGGACGTCGGGGAGATCAGACGGACGCTCGGACGGATTTGA